Within Urocitellus parryii isolate mUroPar1 chromosome 10, mUroPar1.hap1, whole genome shotgun sequence, the genomic segment catcattttcaaaaattcttccTCATTTATTTCTCCATCCCCATCATAATCAGCTTCATCAAGCATTtcctataaaacaaaacaaaaaatgatatataaaatctACTAAAATGAATGACAGAAATGAATGTTCAATTACATGCTCGaaatcaaattttacttttaatgtacAACTAAAGTtagaatataacattttatacAAAAGTTGTAATTacacataaattataaaaacaagcaAGATTTACCTGCAGTTCATCATCTGTTAAATTCTCCCCGAGCTCCTTGGCGGCTCTCCTGATATTACTTAGTGTTATCCTCCcagtatcatcatcatcaaataatttgaaagccttcaatatttcttctttttcatctttctcaccctttaaaaatatgaaataactgGCACTTGTCTTTGATGACACtgctagaataaataaatattctaaaaacagATCTTCTCAGGTCTCTGAGCACTAGCGCTCCAGTGTACTGGGCAGCTGAGCTGAGCTGACTGCTGCACTGTTAACCACCCAGTGCCCTCACACTTGCCCTCAAGGAACTGAGGTGCAGAACACAGTGAGGCAGGAAAATGCACCCTATACTGGCCCTTATCATTCAGGTCCATTCCAAAGATATAGGCTCCGCAGAGCTCCTTCAAGGCTCTGCAGAACAAGGCCTGCAAATACAGGCCCTCAACATGCTTGCCAAGTGCAAGTTTTTAAATTCTAGCTCCATTCTGTCCATCCTGACATATGTCCTCATTATTTCCTGACAAACCTCATTCTCCACAACAGTCTCCATTACCAAACTGAGAATGTTTTAATCTTGCAATTTCTGTCTATCTGCGTCCCACCCAATCTGAAACGTCTAGACTCAAATTCTTCTATGAAACCTGTTTCAGCCCTCCCTGAAATTTGGAAAACTACTGATTGtgcttctctgaaaaaaaaaaacaaaatcatgacTATACCATTTTTACACTTATAATggcaaaaaaattttcaaaactaatgGTGCCAATTCCTTCTTTGTCCATTTCAGCTATCATTTGTTTAacttcttctttctttggttcAAATCCTAAGGCCCGCAATGCAATctagaataggaagaaaaaattgTTAATATGCCAAGATATCATTCTGATTAAATATTCATTAATCAacagcttctatttttaaaaaaattttttagatgtcgatggacctttattcatttatttgtatgctgTGCTGAgtctcaaacccagtgcctctcacaggctagacaagccctctaccactgagccacaactccagcccaggcTTCTCTTTTTTAACAGGGACTGAGCATTAACCTAGAAATGAGGTCAGCAGTCCCAGGTTCCAACCCAGCTGTGCTAGAGTGTACTGTACACCCTGGGCTTGGCTTGCTCATGTATAGAACATGATTTAAATGTTAACAAGATATTGTTTGTCAACACTCTGAAGCTTCCCAAAGACTACCGTTAAAAGTTTGACTATTCCCACAAACATGGCATTTGAAGTGTGTTAGAATTGGAAATTATTTCAGGACCTTCAATTCTTTCACATCTATGGTCCCAGAGCCATCAGCATCGAATAAGTCAAAGGCCTCTTTAATTTCTTGCTTTTGCATTTCATTCAATTCAATTTTTGCTGCTCTTTTCTCTGAACTTGTGTGTTGGTCAGTCGCCTGTAATAAATACACACGTGGGTGAAAGACAAACTACATGCCTAGAATAACGGAAGCAGAGTTGAATCTGATAAATGAACTTATTGAAGGACCCTATTTCCTGCTGTTATAAAGTTGCCCCTTCGCTAAATTTGTGCTTTGGGTTATTAAGCACTTGGTGGAAAGcctggttctgtttttttttttttaatcacttagatttttttccttaaaattagtGCCTTTTGAGAAGGGAAGGAGCAAAGGAGAGAAGGTGGATCGGGCAGTGGCGGTGGTAGACTGTCGCCCCGCGGGGTATCCGAGGGGCACTCGCCAAGGAGGAGGAGTGACCTTCACCTAGGCCCCTTTCCTAGCACGGGGCGGGGGGCCGGCCCCCGGAACAAGAGCCGCTCCCGTCTCCTCCCCGTGCTGCCGTGTACAGCGGCGGAGGGGCGAACGGCCACGCGGTCCAGGCGACTGCGACCGTGGGCCAACTGGCAGGGTCCGCGAGGTGCGGTTTTCTGCCGGCGAGCGGGGCCTCGGGCTAGCCTCGGGCGGCGGCCGCGCCGGGGCCCTAGCCTCCAGCTCTGAACCCAGGAGCCCTGGGCCCGCACTGTTCGGAAGCCTCGGGCCTCACGTAGCTGCAGCCGCCGAGCGGGCCTCACGGCTCCCGCGGCCGCTCACGCCCTCGCCTCTAGAGGTGGCGGCGCGGCGGCCCAAGGGAGGGATTGCGGGCCGCCCAGAGCGAGCCACAGGAAGGACGCCTCGGCGACTGCTGCGGAGCACCGCGGGAAGCAGAGGCTCCACCTCACAGGCCCAAGCTCCCCTCCTTCCCGGGAACCACTCACCATGTCGCCCCGCCCTCCGCCCCGCCCACGACCCCGCCCGCTCCACGCCCGCGTTGCTAGGGCCGCCTTCGCCCCGCGAGCCCCGCCCACCGGGCTGCGTGCTGATGGACGGACCCTCCATCCAATGGACGGAAAGGGAGCCCTCAAGTCCCCCCCACTCCTGATGCTCCACCAATAATGTGGCGTTCCCCGCCTTCTCCGCCGTGAAACGGAAATTCCCGAGTGCGGAGGGTCGGGGGCGTTTCCGGCTTTGGCTGCCGGCGTGAATCCCAGGTCTGTGGGGCTCTCCAGGTCGGGCGCGGGGAGAACCTGCGCCTTCCCAGGCCGCTGGCCGCGAGGGCCGGGTGAGAGGACGACGGTGGCCCGCGCCCAGCAGGGCCTCTGCGGCCCCGGCGGAGAACCAGCTGAGGCCGGGGCGAGGCTGCGGCTTAGCCACCGCAGGTCGCCCAGCTGGAGCCGAGTGCGGGGCTTCTGAGACCTAGGGAGGAACGTGGTCCAGGGGCCTCAGCCTGACCCCGGCTTCGGGCTCGGCTGCATCGGGTGTGATCTAACGGTAACGAGAAGGTTGAGCAGTGGGTGACCTGTTTTTGCATCACTCTGCGATTTACGCTTCTGTTTGGGACCCCGTGgagttaaaatgttttgtttttttaaatggtagGGCTCAGATTGCAGTTCTAGGTCTTGATTAGAATGTACTCAGTCTTGAAAAAGGGCTGCCACTAATCCGGTTGCACTATAGACATTCCTAGTGATAACTAGATTTCTTATGTCTACCAGATTTATTATATCTTATACATCTACCAGATTTATTGCTTTACATGTCATCCTGTCAGCTACAGAGTTTGAAAGGAATTGCATGTAGAGTGTAAAAGGTGAATAAAACCAAGGGTCCCCAGATTAGTGGTTGAGATAGACAAGACATAAACACAGGGGCTGTGCTTGGGAGCACAGAAAGCACTGGAGAAAGCTGTATCCAAAATGTGGCATTTGCCTTGGGTCACGAAAGCCATAGAGCATTCAAGGAGGAGTAAAGAGGATAGGCTGTTGAAATCAAAGTGTAGTATGTACAAAGTAAGGTACGTGGTGTGCTTTAAGGAAGGGTGGGAGATGGGTCTTAAAAAGTGTGAGTGTAGACTTTACAACACAATGTTAAGAAGACTTTATTTTCCAAGGTAAATAGTTCTAGGCAGTGGAATAcccaattctatttttagtttttcaggaTGATTCTGAAGcctctttaaaagaaattaaagggttcCACCTAAGGTAGTGCCAAATAGGAATCAGTCAACTCCAAAGGTAGTTGAAAGTTATATTCATGTTGGAGGAATACTAAACAGTGGtatctgttttctcttgtttCAGGTGTGTACTCAAATTTGGGATAACAAATGTGAAAATCATTTACCAAATAATTTTTGAGTGCCTGCAGTAAAGTATACAACAATGCTGTAGGTACTTGAGATACTTCCATGACTAAATTGCTCTTCTGGAAATTATATTCTAACAGGGTTCATAAATGATAAGTAAACTGTATGCTACTAAGAGTATCCAGGGTGTAGAGGGAGAAGAGTTTGTGTTATTAATAGGATGCTTAGGGTGGGCTGTACTGAAAAggaaatttgagaaaatatttaaaggtggTGAAACAGTAGAGTTCTTGGAGAAGGAGTATTCCAGAAAGGGAGAACAACTAGAACAGAAACCCTAAGGTAGAGAGCAGGCTTTGCATGTTCCAGGAACAGGATGGAGGCCAGAGCAGAGTGAGGTGGAgtcagaagggaaagggaagaagtgCATGTTCCTGGGGCTTGTGAGCACTGGGACTCTGGCATCAGTGAACTGGGGAGGCTTTGCAAGATTCCCACCATCAGTGAAGGGAGTCCTATGTCAGACAAAGGTCAACGACTTTCTGAGAGGCTTTTAAACAGTGGGTTGATAGGATTAGACTCTGTGTTGGGAATAGActggagatgaggaaactgtggatTTTGATGATGAAAGGCTGATTGTCCCCAGGCTGCTTCTGAGAAACGCATCTTAGTGTTGAGCTGAGTACCTCGAACCAAACTAGACATGACCTTGTGAAAAGAAAATGCCTTCTGATTTCAAAATCCTGGGTAAACAGAGGCGACTCTGCTGGTCTGTCactcagggaggaggaaggaaggtgcCAGAGGTCCTGTCCCCCATCGCCTTCACTGCCTTTGCCTTTGTATGCCCAGCCTCTTAGAAGGTGAGGAATTCTTGTTTTCAATCTCTTTTTTGTGTTTATGGTAGGCCCTTGCAGCTTCTTTAAAGTAATAATTAAGAAGGTCATCCAAAGTTAGAAACCTTagactgatttgtttttgtttttgtttttagattactACTCAAAGTTGGAGTAGATTCTTCAAGATGCTGAAATAggtcttttgtaaatatttattttcatagcagTTGTATGTGATATTTTGCATGTcgactggttttttttttttttaattgtatgccTTCTTTGGGAaggtttttttcatataaattccaTACCAACTAAGTTTGGAAAAGCTCATGAATTTTTCCATTTGTGCATTAATACCCTTGTGGTTCAGACAGTACAGAAAGGAGACCGTAAGCAGACATCTTAAAAAGACATGGGCCTATGCCTGATAAGAGTGTTAACAAGGCTTGGAAGAAGGCAGAGGCCTGAGGAATGGAGACCGTGGGTAGAGAATGCAGCCCGAGGGCAGCATCGTGAGGCAATTGGTAGCTTGAACAAACCTGGGTTCTAGTCCATAGCCCTTTACTTACTAGTCACGAGGTGGTGTGTGTTGATTATCACACCTCCTTTCCGCATCACCAGGAGGCTGATGGCAGTACCACCTCACACTGCTGCTGTGAGGGCTGCGTGACATAGGCCTGGTAAGTGCCTCACACCCAGTGAACTCTCAACAtgttagaaatgaaaagcaaaacaaacaaaaacagtcttTTTAAGCTATTCCTTTCAACAGATTATTTTGAAGCACCTGGATATTCATGAGGAAAAAGGAGCCAATGTTTCCAGTAATTTACAAAAATCAGTTTAAGATgaattataaacataaatgtaaagaGAAAGTTTGCAGCCCGGATTCCTGACATCAAAATGTACTGCAAAGCTGTGTTGTCACAACAGTATGGTGCTGGCACCAAGCGAACACAGGGGCAGTGGAATTGATtgagaaaccaaaaataaacccatGTACCTATGGCCAGTTGGTATTTGACAAAGATGCAAAGGCCACTCAGTTGAGAGAAGACTCTCTTCAACCAATGGTGCTGAACAGTTGGATATCTACATGCAAAACATGAAGTtgggctgggcttggtggtgcacgcttgtaatcctggcagcttgggaggcagaggcagggggatcacgaattcaaaggcaccttcagcaaaagcaagacactaagcaactcagtgagaccctgtctctaaataaaatgcagactagggctggggaggtggctcagtggtcaagtgcccctgagctcaatccccagtaccacacaaaaaacGAAATTGGACCTCTGcttataccatatacaaaaattaacccaaaatTGATCAACACTGTTAAGGGATGAATTTATAAAACTCTTTAAAGATGGTGTTTGGTTAAATATGAATGATCTTGGATGTGGCAGTGGATAGATATGGCACCAAGAACATgagcaacagaaacaaaaaaagtggACTGCATCAAAACTAAACACTTGTGCATGTCCTCAACAATGTAGAAATCACTACATTTGTTTTCCGCAGACAGGAGTGTATTTGCAAATTGTATACAGTGGTCTTTCACGTCCTTGGTTGACTGGTTCCAGGACTCCCCTGTGAATACCCAAGTCCACAGGTGTGCCAGTTACTTTTACatcttcccatatactttaaCTCTCCTCTGGGATTACTTAttatttcctaataaaatgtaaatgccaCATGAACAGTTGTTATGAGGCATTTTGAAGGAAAGTGACAAGAACTTGTCAGCTGCAGGTGCAGGTTTTTTTCCCACGTTTTTGTGTCCACAGTTGGATCCCTGCGTGCAGAACCCTGATTGGCACTTGCTGTTGTTTGATAAGGGTCTAGTACCCAGCGTGCACTTGCAGCTCAACACAAGAAAATCAGCAGCGCTTCTTAAATGGGTGAAATACTTGAAAAAACATTTCTCCATTAAGATTTACAAGTGGAAGCTGGATGCAGTGCTGC encodes:
- the LOC113178154 gene encoding uncharacterized protein LOC113178154, whose translation is MEVSQVSEAPHSAPAGRPAVAKPQPRPGLSWFSAGAAEALLGAGHRRPLTRPSRPAAWEGAGSPRARPGEPHRPGIHAGSQSRKRPRPSALGNFRFTAEKAGNATLLVEHQEWGGLEGSLSVHWMEGPSISTQPGGRGSRGEGGPSNAGVERAGSWAGRRAGRHAAAGAVRPARRLQLREARGFRTVRAQGSWVQSWRLGPRRGRRPRLARGPARRQKTAPRGPCQLAHGRSRLDRVAVRPSAAVHGSTGRRRERLLFRGPAPRPVLGKGPSSEKRAAKIELNEMQKQEIKEAFDLFDADGSGTIDVKELKIALRALGFEPKKEEVKQMIAEMDKEGIGTISFENFFAIISVKMGEKDEKEEILKAFKLFDDDDTGRITLSNIRRAAKELGENLTDDELQEMLDEADYDGDGEINEEEFLKMMKKTAL